One Alphaproteobacteria bacterium LSUCC0396 genomic region harbors:
- a CDS encoding ammonium transporter: MTFFVSAPKQLGLALLAACLFTAPAFAADSTINSGDTAWILTATALVLLMTLPGLALFYAGLVQSKNIVSVLMHHFAIAALISVLWVIAGYSLAFSGDGAWFGDLANSFMSALSVDSASGTIPESVFAAFQMTFAIITPALVIGAYVERMKFSAILLFSAVWLLVVYAPVTHWVWGGGIMASWGVLDFAGGIVVHATAGTAALVCALVVGKRRGFPSAIQPPHSPVLTMIGASMLWIGWFGFNGGSALGAGNSAGMALLVTHIAAATASLVWMVIEWARFGRPSLVGIVTGMVAGLATVTPASGFIGVPGGLILGLAGGVACYVGVDLIRVKLKIDDSLDVFAVHGVGGILGSLLVAYLALPAFGGLGLGDGVTVGGQFMVQLSSVAITVLWTGVASYVILKVIGMLVGLRVDQQDEIEGLDLSQHGERGYHNG, encoded by the coding sequence ATGACATTTTTTGTTTCGGCCCCCAAACAGCTGGGCCTTGCCCTGCTTGCGGCGTGCCTTTTTACTGCCCCTGCCTTTGCGGCGGATAGCACCATTAATAGTGGTGATACAGCATGGATTTTGACAGCTACAGCATTGGTTCTTTTGATGACCTTACCCGGCCTTGCGCTATTTTACGCTGGCCTTGTGCAGTCCAAGAACATTGTTTCGGTGCTGATGCATCATTTCGCCATCGCGGCGTTGATATCGGTTTTGTGGGTAATTGCAGGCTATTCTTTGGCCTTTTCCGGTGATGGAGCGTGGTTTGGCGATCTTGCAAACAGCTTTATGAGCGCACTTAGTGTTGACTCAGCAAGCGGCACAATTCCGGAGTCAGTTTTTGCCGCATTCCAGATGACCTTTGCGATCATTACGCCAGCACTGGTTATCGGTGCCTATGTCGAGCGGATGAAGTTTTCGGCAATCTTGCTATTTTCGGCGGTTTGGCTTTTGGTTGTCTATGCGCCAGTTACCCATTGGGTGTGGGGCGGCGGCATCATGGCTAGCTGGGGCGTTCTTGATTTTGCTGGCGGTATTGTTGTCCATGCAACGGCTGGTACCGCGGCGTTGGTTTGTGCGCTGGTCGTTGGCAAACGGCGCGGCTTTCCAAGCGCAATTCAGCCGCCGCATAGCCCCGTGCTGACGATGATTGGTGCCAGCATGCTGTGGATCGGCTGGTTTGGCTTTAACGGTGGTTCGGCGCTTGGCGCTGGTAACAGCGCTGGCATGGCGTTACTTGTTACCCACATCGCTGCGGCAACTGCCTCGCTGGTATGGATGGTTATCGAATGGGCACGGTTTGGACGGCCATCGCTTGTGGGTATTGTAACTGGTATGGTTGCAGGCCTCGCAACAGTCACACCTGCATCGGGCTTTATTGGGGTTCCGGGCGGCCTGATCCTTGGTCTTGCGGGCGGTGTTGCCTGTTATGTCGGTGTTGACCTAATCCGGGTTAAATTAAAGATTGATGACTCGCTGGACGTCTTTGCTGTCCACGGGGTTGGCGGAATTCTTGGCAGCTTGCTTGTTGCCTATCTCGCCCTGCCAGCCTTTGGCGGCCTTGGCCTTGGTGACGGCGTAACCGTTGGCGGCCAGTTTATGGTCCAGCTATCCTCGGTCGCCATTACCGTTCTTTGGACGGGTGTTGCCAGCTATGTGATCCTTAAAGTTATCGGCATGCTTGTTGGGTTGCGGGTTGACCAGCAGGATGAAATCGAGGGTCTTGACCTTAGCCAGCATGGTGAGCGTGGCTATCACAACGGCTAA
- the queG gene encoding tRNA epoxyqueuosine(34) reductase QueG gives MAAADEGFLLFGVGPAEIGQRNRDGLAAFLDDGFEGDMGWLRETAAKRRQPQAMWPEAKSAIVLGMNYGPDHNPMDNLAAVSAGNISVYARGRDYHDVVKGKLKQLAGQFAAKTGSAVKVFVDTAPLMEKPLAQIAGLGWQGKHTNLVSRKAGSWLFLGVILTDAVMRYDEPETDHCGGCRQCLDICPTNAFPAPYRLDARRCISYLTIEHKGVIDREFRAAIGNRIFGCDDCLAICPWNKFASLASEQKLMVKAGGELPPLADLLQLDDAGFRRHFAGTPVRRAGHERFLRNVLIAAGNSGDKALVPPVETFLQHPASLLRAMAVWALRQLVDDDVWASLHHRYAPYEADEAVRTEWQDGQLG, from the coding sequence GTGGCTGCGGCTGATGAGGGGTTTTTGCTGTTTGGAGTTGGTCCAGCGGAAATTGGCCAGCGCAATCGTGATGGGTTGGCGGCGTTTCTTGATGATGGTTTTGAGGGCGATATGGGCTGGCTTCGCGAGACGGCAGCAAAACGCCGACAACCGCAGGCCATGTGGCCAGAGGCAAAAAGCGCCATTGTGCTTGGGATGAATTACGGGCCTGACCATAATCCGATGGATAATTTAGCAGCGGTATCGGCCGGCAACATATCGGTCTACGCACGCGGGCGGGATTATCACGATGTGGTAAAGGGCAAATTGAAACAGCTTGCCGGTCAGTTTGCTGCAAAAACCGGTTCTGCGGTCAAGGTGTTTGTTGATACCGCGCCGCTGATGGAAAAGCCATTGGCGCAAATCGCAGGGCTAGGCTGGCAGGGAAAACACACAAATCTAGTGTCACGCAAGGCTGGCTCATGGCTGTTTTTAGGGGTGATCCTTACCGATGCCGTAATGCGTTATGATGAGCCGGAGACCGATCATTGCGGTGGTTGCCGTCAATGTCTTGATATTTGTCCAACGAATGCGTTTCCCGCGCCGTACCGGCTGGATGCGAGGCGGTGTATCTCTTATCTGACAATCGAACATAAGGGCGTCATTGATCGGGAATTTCGCGCGGCGATCGGCAATCGGATTTTTGGCTGTGATGATTGTCTGGCCATCTGCCCATGGAACAAATTTGCCAGCCTTGCCAGTGAGCAAAAGCTGATGGTAAAAGCTGGCGGTGAGCTGCCGCCTCTGGCGGATCTGCTTCAGCTTGATGATGCCGGTTTTCGCCGCCATTTCGCCGGTACACCGGTGCGCCGCGCTGGCCATGAGCGGTTTCTTCGGAACGTCTTGATCGCTGCTGGCAATAGCGGCGACAAGGCCTTGGTTCCGCCGGTTGAGACGTTTTTGCAGCATCCTGCTAGCCTGCTTCGGGCGATGGCGGTATGGGCGTTACGCCAGCTTGTTGATGATGATGTCTGGGCGTCACTGCACCACCGTTATGCGCCGTATGAGGCCGATGAGGCGGTTCGCACCGAATGGCAGGACGGCCAATTGGGTTAA
- the tgt gene encoding tRNA guanosine(34) transglycosylase Tgt gives MSEQTTKFGFTLKASDGMARRGRLETAWGAVETPVFMPVGTAATVKGMMTDAVASTGASIILANTYHLMLRPGAERVAGLGGVRKMMGWDGPLLTDSGGFQVMSLGPLRKLDENGVTFKSHLDGSKHRLTPERSTEIQHLLDATITMAFDECTPFPATKPVAASSMALSMRWAKRSRAAFVPRPGHGQFGIVQGSVFADLRAESVAALEEIDFEGYAVGGLAVGEGQQAMFETLEVTTPLMRQDKPRYLMGVGKPADLVGGVARGIDMFDCVLPTRSGRTGQGFTRRGPVNLKNARHADDPRPLDEGCSCPACSRYSRAYLHHLFKAEEVLSLMLLSWHNIQYYQDLMAGMRRAIEAGQFAQFEADFHREQALGDIEPF, from the coding sequence ATGTCTGAACAAACGACGAAATTTGGGTTTACCCTGAAGGCCAGTGATGGCATGGCCCGACGGGGCCGGCTTGAGACTGCATGGGGCGCGGTTGAAACACCGGTTTTCATGCCTGTTGGTACCGCCGCTACGGTTAAGGGCATGATGACTGATGCGGTTGCCTCAACGGGTGCCAGCATCATTCTTGCAAACACCTATCATTTGATGCTTCGTCCGGGGGCAGAACGTGTTGCAGGGCTTGGGGGTGTGCGCAAAATGATGGGATGGGACGGCCCTTTATTGACAGATTCGGGCGGATTTCAGGTGATGTCACTTGGCCCGCTTCGCAAACTTGATGAAAATGGGGTGACATTTAAATCACACCTTGATGGCAGTAAGCACCGGTTAACGCCTGAGCGCTCGACCGAAATTCAGCATCTTCTTGATGCCACGATCACTATGGCCTTTGATGAATGTACGCCGTTTCCAGCAACGAAACCGGTTGCGGCCAGTTCGATGGCCTTGTCGATGCGCTGGGCCAAACGATCACGCGCGGCCTTTGTGCCAAGGCCCGGCCATGGCCAGTTTGGTATTGTACAGGGGTCGGTGTTTGCTGATCTGCGTGCGGAATCGGTTGCTGCGCTGGAAGAAATTGATTTTGAAGGCTATGCAGTCGGCGGCCTTGCCGTTGGTGAGGGGCAGCAGGCGATGTTTGAAACGCTGGAGGTAACAACGCCGCTGATGCGCCAAGACAAGCCGCGTTATTTGATGGGTGTTGGTAAACCGGCCGATCTTGTTGGGGGGGTGGCGCGCGGCATTGATATGTTCGACTGCGTTCTGCCAACCCGGTCAGGCCGGACTGGTCAGGGGTTTACCCGCCGTGGGCCGGTGAATTTGAAAAATGCCCGCCATGCTGACGATCCGCGGCCGCTGGATGAGGGCTGTAGCTGTCCGGCCTGTTCACGCTATAGCCGAGCCTATCTGCACCATTTATTTAAGGCCGAAGAGGTTTTGTCTTTAATGCTGCTAAGCTGGCATAATATTCAATATTATCAGGATCTGATGGCCGGAATGCGGCGCGCCATCGAGGCCGGTCAATTTGCCCAGTTTGAGGCAGATTTTCACCGTGAACAGGCACTGGGAGATATCGAGCCATTCTGA